The genomic region GCGACACCAAGCGCGGTTCCGAGGAAATCACTCGCGAGATACCCAATGTTTCTGAGGAAGCCCTTCTGAACCTGGATGAAAACGGGATCGTGCGAGTTGGCGCCGAAGTCGAAGCTGGCGATATTCTGGTCGGTAAAGTAACGCCCAAGGGTGAGACCGAGCTGTCGCCGGAGGAGCGGCTGCTGCGCGCTATTTTCGGTGAGAAAGCCGGCGATGTGCGCGATGCCAGTCTCAAGGCGCCACCCGGAATGAAGGGTGTGGTTATTCGCACTCAGGTCTTCAGTCGTAAGGAACGCACTGAAGAAGCCAAAAAGCAGGAGAAGCTTCAGACCGGTGAGATCAGAAAACACTCCAACAAGGTGATCAACGAGATCGGTGCCATAAGGGCTCAACGCCTGGGTGAATTGCTCGACGGCAAGACCTCGCAGACTATTCGCTCGGTTGCCGACAACAGCGTCTTGATTCGTGCCGGCCACAAGTTCAGAGCCGAATTTGCAGCCGACTTCGACTTCGAAAACGCCGTGGCACCGGACGGCTGGACCACCGACAACTCGACTAACAACCACGTCGGTTCTATCCTGAAAGAAGCGTCCGATCTAATCGACAAGAAGCGCATCGACATGGAAATAGAAGTCGACAAGGTTATACGTGGGGCTGAATTATCTCCCGGCGTTAAACAGTTGGTTAAAGTAACGATAGCCATCCGCCGCAAGATATCGGTGGGCGATAAAATGGCTGGACGGCACGGCAACAAGGGTGTTGTTTCCAAGGTTGTTCCGATTGAGGACATGCCTTACATGGAGGACGGCACCCCGGTGGATATCATTCTCAATCCGCTCGGTGTGCCTTCGCGAATGAACATCGGGCAGATTCTCGAAACCCATCTCGGTTGGGCCGCCAAACGGCTGGGCGAGCATCTGGCCAGTCCGGTTTTCGAAGGGGCTTCGATTGATCAGATCAAAGGCAAGCTGGCCGAGGCTGAGTTGCCGCAAAGCGGAAAACTGACCCTCAACGACGGTCTCACCGGCCAGGCGTTCGATAATCCGATCACAGTTGGATACATATATATGTTGAAACTATCGCACCTGGTGGATGACAAGATTCACGCCCGGTCGATCGGCCCATATTCGTTAGTGACGCAGCAGCCTTTGGGTGGTAAAGCCCAGTTCGGCGGTCAGCGTTTCGGCGAGATGGAAGTATGGGCGCTTGAGGCTTACGGTGCGGCCCATACACTGCAGGAGATGCTCACGGTCAAATCCGACGATGTTACCGGACGCAGCCGCGTCTATGAGGCTATCGTCAAGGGCGAGAATCCGCCCGATCCGGGATACCCCGAAGCATTCAATGTGCTCATCAAAGAGTTGCAGGCGCTTGGTCTTGATATCAAGCTGATCGAGAAGTAGGAAGTTGCCAGTTATTGCTGCCGCTCGGACGCGAGTGGCGGATGGAATAAAGGAGTCGAGCATGGTCGATCTGATGGGAAACCGGCCGCAAGTCAACAAGCCTGGAGATTTTGCCGCCATCCAGGTGCAAATGGCCTCACCGGATGTGGTGATGTCATGGTCTTATGGTGAAGTAACCAAGCCGGAGACCATTAACTATCGTTCTTTCAAACCGGAACGGGACGGTCTCTTTTGTGAGCGCATTTTCGGCCCGGTCAAAGACTGGGAATGCAACTGCGGTAAGTACAAACGGATTCGTTTCCGTGGCATTGTCTGCGACCGGTGTGGTGTCGAAGTCACGCAATCAAAGGTGCGGCGCGAACGTATGGGGCATATCGCCTTAGCCGTACCGGTTTCCCATATATGGTATTTCAAGTCGTTGCCCTCGCGCATTGGGCATTTGTTGGACCTATCCATTCGCGAGCTGGAACGCATTCTCTATTATGAAAACTACCTGATGATCGACCCCGGCAACTCTTCCTACGAAATCGGTGATGTCCTCACCGAAGATGAATACATCGAACTGGAAGATGCCGGTAAGACTTTTACCGCTATCATGGGCGCCGAGGCGGTCCGCGAGATACTCAAGAATCTCGATATCGAAGAGATGGCCATCACGCTCAGAGCCCAGGCCAAAGTGGAGACGTCCGCACAGCGTAAGAAAGATGTACTCAAACGACTCCGTATTATCGAATCGTTCCGTCAGTCATCAAACCGCCCCGACTGGATGATCCTGAAGACTATTCCGGTGTTGCCGCCGGACCTTCGTCCGCTGGTGCCGCTGGAGGGCGGACGGTTTGCCACCAGTGATCTCAACGACCTGTACCGTCGCGTAATCAATCGTAATAACCGCCTGAAGAAGCTGATCGATATCCAGGCGCCGGAAGTGATTCTGCGCAACGAAAAAAGAATGCTTCAAGAAGCGGTCGATGCTCTGTTCGACAATGGCCGCCGCACTTACTCCGTTCGCGGCGATTCCAAACGACCGCTCAAGTCGCTGTCTGATTTGCTTAAGGGTAAGCAGGGCCGGTTCCGTCAGAACCTGTTGGGAAAACGTGTCGACTACTCCGGCCGTTCGGTTATCGTGGTCGGCCCCGAACTGAAACTCTATCAATGCGGGCTGCCCAAGAACATGGCCCTGGAGCTGTTCAAACCCTTCATTATAATGAAGCTTGAAGAGAAGGGTTACGTGCAGACGGTCAAGTCGGCCAAGAAACTGGTCGAGCGGGAACGCCCCGAGGTTTGGGACATTCTCGAAGAGATCATCGAAGACCACCCGGTCATGCTCAACCGCGCCCCCACCCTGCACCGTCTTGGTATTCAGGCCTTTTTCCCGGTGCTGGTGGAAGGCAAGGCTATCCGTTTGCATCCGCTGGTGTGTGCAGCTTTCAACGCCGACTTTGACGGCGACCAGATGGCCGTGCATGTGCCTCTGTCGTTTGAAGCGCAGCTTGAGGCTCGTCTTCTGATGCTGGCTTCCAACAACATCCTGCTGCCCTCCTCGGGCCGACCGATTGCGGTACCATCCCAGGACATGGTCCTTGGCTGCTACTATCTGACCAAAGTTAAAGACGGCGCCACCGGTGAGGGGATGGGCTTTTTCTCATCCGATGAAGCACTGGCGGCCTTTGACGCCGGTCACGTCGAACTGCACGCATCCATCAGTGTGCGCATGGACGGCGGGGTGGTCAACACCACTCCCGGACGATTGGTGCTCAACAATATCATGCCGGAAGGGATGCCGTTCTCCAACGAAGTCGCCGACCGTGGACAACTGGCCGACCTCATTCATTGGTGTTACTGGAAACTGGGGCAAGACAAGACGGTCACTTTCCTGGATCGCTTGAAAAAAACAGGCTTTGAATATGCCACAACCTCAGGCGTGACGGTCTCAATCGACGACTTGATCGTACCGGCGACAAAAGAAAAGACTATCACTAAGGCACAAGGCGAGATATCGAAAATCCAAAAGCGCTACGAACGTGGTATCATCACCAACGGCGAACGCTACAACCAGGTGATCGACACCTGGACCCGTGTCACCAGCGATATTTCCAACGACATGTTCGACAACCTGGCGGCCCAAAAAGGCGGGTTCAATCCGGTCTATATGATGGCCGACTCCGGGGCTCGTGGCTCCAAAGAGCAGATTCGTCAGTTGGCCGGTATGCGTGGTCTCATGGCCAAGCCGCAGAAGAAAATCACCGGTGGCGTGGGCGAGATTATCGAAAACCCGATCGTGGCTAACTTCCGCGAGGGTCTGTCGGTGCGGGAGTACTTCATCTCCACTCACGGCGCCCGCAAGGGGTTGGCCGATACCGCACTGAAAACCGCCGACGCCGGTTATCTGACACGCCGACTGGTCGACGTGGCCCAGGATGTTATAATCCGTGAGATCGATTGCGGGACTATCCTCGG from Candidatus Zixiibacteriota bacterium harbors:
- the rpoC gene encoding DNA-directed RNA polymerase subunit beta', translated to MVDLMGNRPQVNKPGDFAAIQVQMASPDVVMSWSYGEVTKPETINYRSFKPERDGLFCERIFGPVKDWECNCGKYKRIRFRGIVCDRCGVEVTQSKVRRERMGHIALAVPVSHIWYFKSLPSRIGHLLDLSIRELERILYYENYLMIDPGNSSYEIGDVLTEDEYIELEDAGKTFTAIMGAEAVREILKNLDIEEMAITLRAQAKVETSAQRKKDVLKRLRIIESFRQSSNRPDWMILKTIPVLPPDLRPLVPLEGGRFATSDLNDLYRRVINRNNRLKKLIDIQAPEVILRNEKRMLQEAVDALFDNGRRTYSVRGDSKRPLKSLSDLLKGKQGRFRQNLLGKRVDYSGRSVIVVGPELKLYQCGLPKNMALELFKPFIIMKLEEKGYVQTVKSAKKLVERERPEVWDILEEIIEDHPVMLNRAPTLHRLGIQAFFPVLVEGKAIRLHPLVCAAFNADFDGDQMAVHVPLSFEAQLEARLLMLASNNILLPSSGRPIAVPSQDMVLGCYYLTKVKDGATGEGMGFFSSDEALAAFDAGHVELHASISVRMDGGVVNTTPGRLVLNNIMPEGMPFSNEVADRGQLADLIHWCYWKLGQDKTVTFLDRLKKTGFEYATTSGVTVSIDDLIVPATKEKTITKAQGEISKIQKRYERGIITNGERYNQVIDTWTRVTSDISNDMFDNLAAQKGGFNPVYMMADSGARGSKEQIRQLAGMRGLMAKPQKKITGGVGEIIENPIVANFREGLSVREYFISTHGARKGLADTALKTADAGYLTRRLVDVAQDVIIREIDCGTILGLEVSALKEGEEVIESLSDRILGRVTLDDVYDPISDELILEAGYEVREEQATAIEDAGIDMVRIRSVLTCESKRGVCGLCYGRNLSNMKMVEIGEAVGVIAAQSIGEPGTQLTLRTFHIGGTAARIAEQSQVEAKHAGTLTFEDVKAVSRDDGTSMIVSRDGVGEAHIVDENGRVRTRLKVPYGAHMLVDEGTELKKGDVIFEADPYSGVILSERAGKIKFKDIIRDVSVREAHDEQTGLIQLIIIDTKEKNLFPTVLIESPKGKTLASYRIPTDAQLQVSDGQAVQAGDLIVKMPRVIAKSRDITGGLPRVAELFEARRPHDPAVISEIEGVVEFGKIVRGQQQVIVVGEQEETREYLVPHGKHMMVHDGDRTEAGDRLCEGAIDPHDILAILGVYEAQAYLVNEIQEVYRLQGVKINDKHIETIVRQMMQKVQIEHVGDTNFLEGEKVDKIRFSEENARVIAEGGEAATSKPLLLGITRASLSTDSFISAASFQETTKVLTEAAVAGKVDYLVGLKENVIIGHLIPAGTGVGKYKALQVEIEEETEEAPAGDELEVEEAVEPQ